Proteins encoded in a region of the Devosia sp. RR2S18 genome:
- a CDS encoding mechanosensitive ion channel family protein, with protein MSLRSKPFRSIMFGSVLGVLLSACISFVPLAAQDDLTTLLTGTEESEAVTEPVPLEQDVPDQAIADRLASILESTGWFQDVRVGVRQGVVTLDGVSDTAEHRSWAVSLAENTEGTVAVVNRMELGADFATTFDRAGAELDRLSRRVGQSLPLVVLAVAIAAFAWLLAALVAAVAQRLLAERIPSPLLRSVVVRVISIPVLLLGIYFVLQVAGLTRLAVTVLGGTGLIGIIVGFAFRDIAENFLASLLLSVRNPFSTGDLIEVAGETGIVQNLNTRSTVLLTLDGNHVQIPNATVFKSTIKNYSSTPTRRAEFTVGIGYDSSVAKAQLLISEILADHPAVLDRPEPLVLVDQLGDATVNLKVSYWFDSRTYSPAKANSALLRLTKRALLKAGIELPDPAREVVFPKGVPLVQMGEVQGRPAGEPMAPFQPEEPIDAAADAAERRDATAGEGELTNETEEVRDQSRGEVPEASENLLKR; from the coding sequence ATGTCCCTGCGCAGCAAGCCCTTCCGCTCCATTATGTTCGGCAGTGTTCTCGGCGTTTTGCTGAGTGCCTGCATTTCCTTTGTTCCTCTGGCAGCGCAGGACGATCTTACAACTCTGCTGACGGGTACCGAGGAGAGTGAAGCTGTCACCGAACCCGTGCCGCTCGAGCAGGACGTGCCCGACCAAGCGATTGCCGACCGGCTCGCGAGCATTCTTGAATCCACCGGCTGGTTCCAGGACGTACGGGTGGGCGTGCGGCAGGGCGTGGTCACGCTCGATGGCGTCAGCGACACCGCCGAACACCGAAGCTGGGCGGTCTCTCTGGCGGAGAACACCGAAGGCACGGTTGCTGTGGTCAACCGGATGGAGCTGGGGGCCGATTTCGCTACCACCTTTGATCGGGCCGGCGCGGAACTGGACCGGCTATCCCGCCGCGTCGGGCAGAGCCTGCCGCTTGTGGTTCTTGCGGTCGCCATAGCCGCGTTTGCCTGGCTCCTTGCCGCGCTGGTCGCGGCCGTCGCGCAACGCCTGCTCGCCGAACGCATTCCCTCGCCGCTGCTACGGAGCGTGGTGGTCCGGGTGATCTCGATCCCCGTGCTGTTGCTCGGCATCTATTTTGTGCTGCAGGTGGCGGGGCTCACCCGGCTGGCAGTGACGGTCTTGGGTGGTACAGGGCTTATCGGCATTATTGTGGGTTTCGCCTTCCGCGACATCGCCGAGAACTTCCTTGCCAGTCTCCTGCTCAGCGTGCGCAATCCGTTCAGCACGGGCGACTTGATCGAGGTGGCGGGGGAAACCGGGATCGTGCAGAACCTGAACACCAGGAGCACGGTGCTGCTGACGCTCGATGGCAACCATGTGCAGATCCCCAATGCCACGGTGTTCAAGAGCACGATCAAGAACTATTCGAGCACGCCGACCCGGCGGGCGGAGTTTACCGTCGGCATCGGGTACGATTCATCGGTCGCCAAGGCGCAATTGCTGATTTCGGAAATCCTGGCTGATCATCCCGCGGTGCTGGACCGCCCCGAGCCGCTGGTGCTTGTCGATCAGCTGGGAGACGCCACGGTGAACCTCAAGGTCAGCTATTGGTTCGACAGCCGCACCTACTCCCCGGCCAAAGCAAATTCGGCTCTGCTCCGCCTGACCAAGCGGGCCCTCCTCAAGGCGGGCATCGAACTGCCCGATCCCGCGCGTGAGGTGGTTTTCCCCAAGGGCGTTCCCCTGGTGCAGATGGGAGAGGTACAGGGGAGGCCGGCAGGAGAGCCGATGGCGCCGTTCCAGCCAGAGGAGCCGATCGATGCCGCGGCCGATGCTGCCGAGAGGCGAGACGCCACGGCAGGCGAGGGAGAGCTGACCAACGAGACCGAGGAAGTGCGGGACCAGTCCCGCGGGGAGGTTCCCGAAGCGTCCGAGAACCTCCTCAAGCGCTAG
- a CDS encoding L,D-transpeptidase family protein: protein MLRSTCLVLLAGTALATPALAQSEQSSDLNLEAINTASIDTLLEDQTDGGSGPNPLIARLQILLDRAGYSPGVVDGYMGENVRKAITALELINDLPDDGELDDDVIKILQTDADIATSYTISQEDVEKVVEPLPEDYSELAARDYLGFTSVAEGIAEKFHMDIDFLKTLNPDASFEEGEEIVVTQPGDQMEGDVARIEADKQNGQVRAYDDEDNLIAAYPATVGSESNPSPSGVHTVRAIAPEPTYTYDPEVNFQQGDNTETLVLPPGPNNPVGIMWIDLSEPTYGIHGTPEPAEIDKTASHGCVRLTNWDAQELAGMVEQGVEVEFVQ from the coding sequence ATGTTGCGTTCGACCTGTCTTGTTCTTCTTGCCGGCACTGCGCTGGCCACCCCGGCCTTGGCCCAATCCGAGCAATCCTCCGATCTGAACCTGGAAGCGATTAACACTGCCTCCATCGATACCCTGCTGGAGGACCAGACAGATGGTGGAAGCGGCCCGAACCCGCTGATTGCGCGCTTGCAGATCCTGCTGGACCGTGCGGGTTACTCCCCAGGCGTTGTCGACGGCTACATGGGCGAGAATGTGCGCAAGGCCATCACCGCCCTGGAGCTCATCAATGATCTTCCCGATGATGGCGAACTGGACGATGACGTCATCAAAATTCTGCAAACAGATGCGGACATCGCAACCTCCTACACGATCAGCCAGGAAGACGTGGAAAAGGTCGTCGAGCCCCTGCCGGAAGATTACTCCGAACTCGCAGCGCGCGACTATCTCGGTTTCACCAGCGTTGCCGAAGGTATCGCCGAGAAGTTCCACATGGACATCGACTTCCTCAAGACCCTGAACCCGGACGCCAGCTTCGAAGAGGGCGAGGAGATTGTGGTCACCCAGCCCGGCGATCAGATGGAAGGGGATGTCGCGCGCATCGAAGCCGACAAGCAGAACGGGCAGGTCCGCGCCTATGACGATGAGGACAATCTGATTGCCGCCTATCCCGCAACCGTCGGCAGCGAGAGCAATCCTTCACCGAGCGGCGTTCATACGGTCCGCGCAATCGCCCCAGAGCCCACCTACACCTACGACCCCGAGGTGAACTTCCAGCAGGGCGACAACACCGAGACCCTCGTGCTTCCACCTGGCCCTAACAATCCCGTCGGGATCATGTGGATCGATCTTTCCGAACCCACCTACGGCATCCACGGCACGCCCGAACCCGCCGAGATCGACAAGACTGCGTCGCATGGCTGCGTGCGCCTGACCAATTGGGATGCACAGGAACTCGCAGGCATGGTGGAGCAAGGGGTCGAAGTAGAATTCGTGCAGTAA